Sequence from the Actinocatenispora sera genome:
CCGACCGGCGGCGGACGAGATGGTGACGATGTCGCCCTCGCGGCGCTGCTTCATGCCGGGCAGGAAGCACTTGAGGGTCAGGAACGTGGCGAGCAGGTTGACATCGACGCCGGCCCGCCAGTCCTCTTCGGTGATGTCCTCCAGCACGGTGGGTGGGGTGGGGCTGCCGCCGGCGTTCGCCACCAGGATCCGCACCGGGCCGAGTTCGGCCTCGATCCGGGTCCGGATGGCCTCGATGTCGTCGAGTCGGGTCACGTCGCCGGTGACCCCGAGCGCGGTGCCGCCCGACTCCCGCAGCCGCGCCACCACGTCGGCGACGGCCGAGCCGTCCCTGCCGTGTACGGCGACGGCGGCGCCCTGCCGGGCGAGCTCGGCGGCGATGCCGGCGCCGATGCCCCGTGAGCTGCCGGTGACCAGTGCGATGCGTCCATCCAGGGTTCCCATGGCGATAACGTTAGATGTCTAATGATGAGACGTCAAGCGATTTGCCGAAAGCCGCCGGACGGCCCGCGGTGACCGGACGGACGGTGATCGCACGGCCCGGTTCGGCCGGGTTGCCGGGCGAGTAGCATCCGCGCTGAACACGGACTTGACATCCGAACGGAGTGAGCACACATGGCGCAGGCGCCTGTCAACGTGACCGTCACCGGAGCGGCCGGTGCGATCGGTTACGCCCTGCTGTTCCGCATCGCCTCCGGCCAACTGCTCGGCACGGACACGCCGGTGCGGCTGCGGCTGCTGGAGATCCCGCAGGCGGTCAAGGCGGCCGAGGGCACCGCGATGGAGCTCGACGACTGCGCCTTCCCGCTGCTCGCCGGCGTCGACATCACCGACAACCCGAAGCAGGCCTTCGACGGGGTGAACGTGGCGCTGCTGGTCGGTGCCCGGCCGCGCAGCAAGGGCATGGAGCGCGGCGACCTGCTGGAGGCCAACGGCGGCATCTTCAAGCCGCAGGGCGAGGCGATCAACGCCGGCGCCGCGGACGACGTGAAAGTGCTCGTGGTCGGCAACCCGGCCAACACCAACGCGCTGATCGCGCAGCAGCACGCGCCGGACGTGCCGGCCGAGCGGTTCACCGCGATGACCCGGCTCGACCACAACCGCGCGCTGTCCCAGCTCGCCACCAAGCTCGGCGTCTCCGTCACCGACATCAGCACGATGTCGATCTGGGGCAACCACTCCGCCACCCAGTACCCCGACCTGTTCCACGCCCAGGTCAACGGGCGCAGCGCGGCCGAGCAGGTCGACCACGCCTGGCTGGAGGAGACGTTCATCCCGACCGTCGCCAAGCGCGGCGCGGCGATCATCGAGGCGCGCGGCGCGTCGTCGGCCGCATCGGCCGCGAACGCCGCCATCGACCACGTGTACGACTGGGTGCACGGCACCGAGGACTGGACCTCCGCCGGCGTCGTCTCGGACGGGTCGTACGGGGTGCCCGAGGGGCTGATCTCCTCGTTCCCGGTCGTCGCCCGCGACGGGAAGTACGAGATCGTGCAAGGGCTCGACATCGACGAATTCTCCCGGGCCCGCATCGACGCCTCGGTGCGGGAACTGACCGAGGAGCGCGACGCGGTCGCCAAGCTCGGCCTGGTCTGAGCGAGACCACACCCGGCGCCGGTACCCGAGCGGGTGCCGGCGCCGCCGTCTGTCACGGGCGGACCGAGCTGCCCCGCAGGATCAGGTCGGTGCCGAGCACCACTCGGCGCGGCGCGGCATCCGCGGTACCGCCGATCCGGTCCACCAGCAGCGTCGCCGCCTGGGTACCGATCCGGTACGCGGGCTGCGCGACCACCGAGATCGGCGGGTCGATGAACGGCGCCCACGGCGCGTCGTCGAAGCAGATCAGCCCCACGTCGCGGCCCGGCCGCAGCCCCCGCGCGTGCAACTCCTGCAGTACGCCCAGCGCCAGCGCCGCGTTCGCGACGAAGAACGAGTCCGGCGGCCGGTCCCGGTCGAGCAGGCTCGCCGCGCCGGCCCGGCCGCCATCCAGGTGGAAGCTGCGGTGGGTGACCCGCCGGGTCCGGATGCCCGCCGCCCGCAGCGCGTCCTCGTACCCGAGCCGGCGCAGCATTGCCGTCTCGGCCGAGCGCGGGCCGGTCACGCAGGCGGGTCGCTGCCAGCCCTGCCGGATCAGGTGTTCGGTGGCGGCGAGCGCGCCGCCGCGCGAGTCGACCATCACCCAGTCCACCGGCGCGGCGATGCTGCGGTCGATGACCACCACCGGGATCGAGTCGGCGGCGAGCCGGTCGATCTGGGTCTGGGTGCTGTGCGGCGAGATGATCACGCCGGCCGCGTGCTCGGCGGCCGCGAGCTGGATGTACTGCGACTCCTTCGTCTCGTCCTCGTCGGCGTTGCACAGCACCACCGAGTAGCCGTTCGCGACGGCGATGTCCTCCACCCCGCGCGCCACCGAGGTGAAGAACGAGACCTCGATGTCGGAGATGATCAGCAGCCACAGGTTGGAGCGCTGCCGGCGCAGGCTGCGCGCCAGGTGGTTCGGCCGGTACCCGAGCTTCTCGGCCGCGGCCCGCACCCGCGCCGCGAGCTGCGGATCGACCCGGTCGTTGTTGTTGAGGGCGCGCGACACCGTGGCGACCGACGTACCCGCCTCGCGGGCCACGTCGACGATCTTCACCATCGGCGTCTCATCCCCTCGCCTGTCGCGCCGCGGTGAGCGTCAACGTGCTGCCCGCGGTGAGCCGCACCGGTACGCCGAACGTGTAGCGCACCCCGTCCGGCCCGTGCTGCCGGGCCGCCTCGACCCCGACCCCGTCGAGGGCGATACCGTACCCGTCGCCGTCCGGTCCGGTGCCGCCCGCCGGGGCGCCGCCGACCCGGTCGGCGCCGTCCGGCGATCCGGTGAGCCGCAGCTCGCGCAGGTGCAGGATGCCGCCGGTGCACTCGATCGACACCGAATCCGGGCCCGCGGACAGCAGGCCGTACCCGTCGGTGGTGAGGAACGGCAGCGTCGGCGTGGCCGGATCGGGCCGCCGGAAGGCGAACGCCCCGGCGACGTTGTCGTGCCGCAGCCCGCTCATCGCCTGCAGGGCCGACCAGCCCGACAGCGACCGGACGTAGTGGTCGCCGCACTCGACCTCGTTGTACGGGTTGCGCCGGCGCCCGTCGTAGCGCGCCCACAGCCCGGCGAGGATCGCCTCGCCCTGCTCGACCAGGCCCTCGGTCAGGCAGTGCGCGGCAACCTGCCACTCGGTACCGGTCCACACCTCGTCGGCGTACCGGGTGGGTACCTGCGGCCGGCCGCCGCGCGGCCAGCTGCACACCAGCAGGCCGGTGTCATCGCCGTCGGCGAACACCCGGTACGGATGCTCGAAGCCGGCGAAGCCGCGCCGCAGGTTGTGCCGGACCACCGCGGCGAGCGCGGTGCGTACGTGCTCGGCGGGCAGCAGGTGGCCCAGGTCGAGCTGGTGCGCCCACCACTGCCCGATCAGCTGGTCGGACAGGCAGCCGGTGACCCACTGGTACTCGGGCCGGTCGCCGGGCAGCAGCCGCTGCTCGTAGTACTCGCCGTTGAACAGCGCCGCGTCGTAGGCCGCGCTGCCGGCCTCGAACAGCTCCCGGTAACGGCGGGCGGCCGCGTTGTCGCCGACCAGGCCGGCCATCGTCTCGGCGGCGCGCAGCGCGGCGAGCCAGTAGGTACCCATGAAGGTGTTCAGGCCGCACAGGTCGATGTCGTGGGTGCTGGGCTGGATCCCGGTCAGCATCCCGGATCCGTCGGTGTGCCAGGTTTCCTCGACGTGGTCGAGCAGCCGGGTCAGGTTCGGCCAGTACCCGCGAAGCCAGTCCAGGCCGGCCGCCGCGTCGCCGGACGGGAAGGCAGTGCCGGCTTCGCCGGACGGGAAGGCAGTGCCGGCTTCGCCGGACGGGAAGGCCCGGTACTCGCGGTAGGTCTTGAGGACGGCGCCGAGCATGCCGTCCAGCGCCGGGGTGTCCGGGCCGCCGATCGGCTCGTCCCACAGCTGCCGCAGGTAGGTGGGCGCGACCAGCCGGTGCGGCAGGTAGCCGGCCGGCGCCTGCATCACCTCGAACTCGGTGCGGCGCATGTCGCGTTCCAGCTCGGGGAAGAACGCGGCGAGCGTCTGGGCGTAGTTCCACACGTGGTTGCAGTTGAGCGGGCAGGACCCGCCGTGGGCGCCGGACCACATGGTGGTGGAGGCGCCGAGTACCCCCTCGAAGCCGTAGAAGCGGCCGTCCGCGCCGCGGAAGCAGGTGGGGCTGCGCACGGTCGCCAGCTGCGCCGCGAACTGGGTGACCGCGTCGTCGGACAGGCTGGAGCGGGCCAGCGTGGCCGGCCAGGACAGCGAGGCGGTGCGCAGCGCGTCCCAGTCGCCGCGCACGTGATCGAGCGCCGCGACGGCGTCCGGGTAGACGGTCGCGTAGTGGTTGCCGAGCCAGAACCTGGACAGCCCCCACTCCGGCCGCGGCGGTCCGAACTGCTCGAAGTTGACGTACCTGTTGCCGAAGCGCCAGGTCAGCGCGATCCGCACGGTGCGCCGCTCCCCCGGCGCCAGCAGGAACCCCACGCCCAGGCCGGTGTTCCAGGTACGGCCGGGCGCGCTCGCGCCGAGCGCGGCGGCGGGCCCGTGTCGCTGCGGGTCGGGGTTCGCCGCGCCGGTGTTGGCCAGCCGACCGGTGCCGTCCGCGAGCGCCCGCGACCGCAGGAAGGTCAGGAACTCGTCCGGGTGCCGCCACTGCACCAGCGCGCTCGCCGCCGCGTCGTCGGCGGCGAGGACCAGCTGCCCGGCGCCCGGTGCGTCCGGTGCCAGGGTGTGGTTCTCCAGCGCGACACCGGTCCACCCGGCGTCGCGGAACAGCCGGTTGGTGTTGCCGCCGTAGCCGGCGCCGTCGACACCGTCGATCGGGCTCACCCCGTCCCACCCGACGCAGTTCTGCACGGCCGCGCCCAGCGTGCCGTGCACCGGGTACGCCGCCGTGTTGGTCAGGGTGAAGGTGAACAGCGCCGCCGGGATCGAACTGGCCGCGACGTCGCCCGGCACCAGCGGGGTGAACGCCTCCAGCGCCACGTCGAGGGGCAGCTCGGGGTCGCGGTAGTCCAGCCGGGCGAACGGGTACGTGCCGCCGAACTCCACCGCGGCCACGCCCGGGTGCCGGGCGAGCAGTTCGGCCTGCCAGCCGGCGACCTCGTCGTCGGTGACCAGCGGCGTGCGCGTCGACTGGCGTACCGGCGCCTGCAGCACCCGCACCGTGTCGAGCGGCGGCTCCCAGCAGGTGGCGCGGATGGCGAAGAACGAACCGGGCAGCGCGCCGGCGTGGTTGCCGATGTTGTGCAACTGCCACTGGCGCAACGAGCCGTCCGCGCAGATCGCCACGGTGCCGGTACCGATGCCGCCCAGCGGCATGGCGACGTGCGGGCGCTGCGCCGAGTCGTACGGCACGCACCGGTACCCGGCATCGGTGGCGGCGCTCATCGGGCCGCCGCCTCGGCGAGCTGGACGTCGCCGCACAGGTGGACGGTGACGCCCCACTCGGCGAACAGGGCCGCCTTGACCGTCAGCGCCCGGTCGGCGGTCTCGGCATCCGGCGCGTACGCGACCTGCACGTGGTTCGCCTTGTGCTTGGCCATGAACTGGTTGCGGGACACGCCGTGCAGCACCGCGTGCATGATCGGCCATTCCGGGTTGGTCAGCGCCAGCCGCCGCGTGGTCTCCGCCTCCGGCAGCGCCACCACGTGGGCCCGGCCGAGGTCGACGTGCAGCGCGCCGCCGTGCACGTACACCCGGGACCAGACGATCTCGCCGGGCTTGCTGCAGCCGGACAGGGTGCCGCCGCCGAGCGGGAAGAACATCGGCGGCTGGCGCCTGCTGTACGACCTGTCGTAGCCGCCGTGGTGCGAGGCCGGCACCGCGCCGGAGATCATGAACGTCCAGACGAACTCGCCGTCGTACTCCTCGCCCCAGCGCACGTCGTGCAGCGTGGTCGCCGGGTCGAGCCGCATCGCCGTCCAGATCCGGTTGGTGACCAGCGCGTCCACCGCAACGCCCTCGTCCACCTCGTTGAAGTGCGGCAGCGGCACGCCCGGGTACAGCTCGCGGGAGCCGTCCCGGCTGCGCACCGGCGGCCGCGACACGTTGTTCAGCAGCCCCTCGGCCAGGTCGCTGGCCGGCACGGTGTCCTTCAGCCCCTGCTGGTACTGGATGCCGACGGCGTCCAGGCCGAAGTCGTCGGCGATGCGCAGCGCCGCGACGTACAACTTCAGCTGGCTGTGCACCTGCGCGTCGGTCAGCTCGGTCGCCTCGTCGGTACCGAGGTGGAACCGCAGGCCGGCCTCGTCCAGCCAGGCGCGGACCGCGTCCGCCTCGCTGTCGTCGACCCGCGCCATCTCCGCCACCAGGCTCGACTGGGACAGCCGCTCCTTGTAGATGCCGAGCGGGTTGAGCAGCTCGTCGTCGATGATCGCGTTGTACATGCCCATGCAGCCCTCGTCGAAGACCCCGATGATCGCCTTGCGCCGCACCAGATCCGCCGCGAGCGCCCGGCCGAGTCGTACCTCCTCGGCGGCGTCGTCGAGCGCCGGTAGGTCGTGCACGTGGTCGGTGGGGTGCACCAGCTTCCCGGTGTCGAGCCAGGCCTTGAGTCCGGCCACCGCCCAGTCGTCGGTGAAGTCGGCGCTCCACAGCGACGAGTGGTCCACCCCGGCCTTGGTCAGGCTCGCGGTCAGGTTCAGCAGCCCGACCAGCCCCGGAAACCCACCGTCCCAGTTGGCGACGACCAGGATCGGGCCGCGGTGCGAGCGCAGCCCCGCCAGCAGGTGGTGGCTGTACTGCCACACCGCCTCGGCGACGAGCAGCGGGGCGTCCGGCGGTACGGTGCGAAACACCTCGATGCCGCGGCGCTGGCTGTCGATGAAGCCGTGCCCGGCCGCCTCGTCCACCTCGTGCGCGCGCCGGATCGTCCAGCCCAGCGCGGACACCGCGCGGGCAAGGTCCGCCTCCAGCCTGCGCTGTACCGGCCAGCAGGTGACGTTGGCGGCGGGCCGCAGATCGCCGTTGGCGACCAGGTACACCGTCCGCGGCGCCGCGGTGGGCGCGGGCACGGGCTCCGGGAAGCGGTAGCGGGTCATGGTCGGACCTTCCTGTGAGGGGTACGGGCGGCGGGACCGCTCCGGTCAGCCCGGTGGTCGAGGATCGCGCGCGCCGCGCTCGTCCGGCCCGCCGGTGGCCGGGTCGCCCCGCCCGCCGGTAGCCGGGGTGGCCAGCCCGCCGGTAGCCGGGGTGGCCACCCCGCGGGTAGGCGGGGCGTCCAGCCGGCGGGTGGTGCGGTCGGCGAGGGCGTGCGCGACGGGTGCGGTGCCGGCGGCCAGCTCGAGGTACAGCCGGTACAGCTCGTCGTAGTCGGCGCGCAGCTCGGCGCGCGGGGTCACCGTGCCGGCGACCGGGTTCCACGCCCGGATCGAGGCATCGCCGATCGCCCGGGCGGCGAGGTACGCGCTGCCGTAGCTCGCGCCGATGGTGTGCGTGTGCACCTGCTGGGCGAGCCCGGTGACGTCGGAGACGAGCTGGCTCCACAGCCCGCCGCGGGTGCCGCCGCCGACGGCGACCACCCGGTCGATCCGGGCGCCGGCGGCGGTGAACGCCTCGATGTTGTGCCGCACCCCGAACGCGGTCGCCTCCAGCGCCGCGCGGTACAGGTCGCCGGCGGTGTGCGACAGGGTCAGCCCGGTCAGCGTGCCGCGGGCCCGGGGGTCGTCGACCGGGGTGCGTTCGCCGGCGAAGTACGGCAGCATCAGCAGGCCGTTCGCACCGGGTCCGGACGCCTCCGCGGCGGCGGTGAGGGTGCCGAAGTCGCCGCCGACCAGCTCGCGCAGCCAGCCGGTGATCGCGCCGGAGGTCGCCATCCCGCCAGCCAGGTTGCGGCTGCCGCGGTACACCCCGACGGTGCCCCACAGCGGCGGCGCGGTCAGCGGCGGAGCACCGGCGTCCAGCGTGTCGATCAGGAACATCGTGGTGCCGTACATCAGCAGCAGGTCGCCCGGCTGGTGCGCGTCGACGCTGACCGCCTCGGCCCACGCGTCGATGGTGCCGGTGATCACCGGGATCCCGGCCGGCAGTCCGGTGACCCGGGCCGCCTCGGCGGTGACCGCGCCGGCGATCTCGTCCGACCAGCGCAGCGCCGGTGGCTCGATCCCGGCGGCGAGATCGCGCCAGGCCGGCGCCCACCAGGCGTGCCCGCGCGTGTCGTACAGCGGGACCGCCTGGCTCGCCGAGTGGTGGTCGAGCAGGTACTCGCCGGTGAGCCGCCAGACGAGGTACGAGCTGGGCATGAACAGCCGGCGGGCGGCGGCGACCGTGTCCGGTTCGTGCTCGGCCAGCCAGCGCAGCTTCGGCCCGACCGCCTGGCTGGTCAGCGCCGAGCCGGCACGCTCGAGGATCGCCTCGGCCCCGTACCGCCTCGTCAGCTCGGCGATCTGCGACTGCGCGCGGGTGT
This genomic interval carries:
- a CDS encoding malate dehydrogenase, translating into MAQAPVNVTVTGAAGAIGYALLFRIASGQLLGTDTPVRLRLLEIPQAVKAAEGTAMELDDCAFPLLAGVDITDNPKQAFDGVNVALLVGARPRSKGMERGDLLEANGGIFKPQGEAINAGAADDVKVLVVGNPANTNALIAQQHAPDVPAERFTAMTRLDHNRALSQLATKLGVSVTDISTMSIWGNHSATQYPDLFHAQVNGRSAAEQVDHAWLEETFIPTVAKRGAAIIEARGASSAASAANAAIDHVYDWVHGTEDWTSAGVVSDGSYGVPEGLISSFPVVARDGKYEIVQGLDIDEFSRARIDASVRELTEERDAVAKLGLV
- a CDS encoding SDR family NAD(P)-dependent oxidoreductase, which encodes MGTLDGRIALVTGSSRGIGAGIAAELARQGAAVAVHGRDGSAVADVVARLRESGGTALGVTGDVTRLDDIEAIRTRIEAELGPVRILVANAGGSPTPPTVLEDITEEDWRAGVDVNLLATFLTLKCFLPGMKQRREGDIVTISSAAGRRAHPRSPMAYAAAKAGIGLLTQQVAAQAGPYGIRANCVAPETIMTERNQRMIPAEQLDMLTELHPLRRLGTPDDVARAVAFLVADGADWITGTVLDVAGGAVMV
- a CDS encoding GH116 family glycosyl-hydrolase, whose product is MSAATDAGYRCVPYDSAQRPHVAMPLGGIGTGTVAICADGSLRQWQLHNIGNHAGALPGSFFAIRATCWEPPLDTVRVLQAPVRQSTRTPLVTDDEVAGWQAELLARHPGVAAVEFGGTYPFARLDYRDPELPLDVALEAFTPLVPGDVAASSIPAALFTFTLTNTAAYPVHGTLGAAVQNCVGWDGVSPIDGVDGAGYGGNTNRLFRDAGWTGVALENHTLAPDAPGAGQLVLAADDAAASALVQWRHPDEFLTFLRSRALADGTGRLANTGAANPDPQRHGPAAALGASAPGRTWNTGLGVGFLLAPGERRTVRIALTWRFGNRYVNFEQFGPPRPEWGLSRFWLGNHYATVYPDAVAALDHVRGDWDALRTASLSWPATLARSSLSDDAVTQFAAQLATVRSPTCFRGADGRFYGFEGVLGASTTMWSGAHGGSCPLNCNHVWNYAQTLAAFFPELERDMRRTEFEVMQAPAGYLPHRLVAPTYLRQLWDEPIGGPDTPALDGMLGAVLKTYREYRAFPSGEAGTAFPSGEAGTAFPSGDAAAGLDWLRGYWPNLTRLLDHVEETWHTDGSGMLTGIQPSTHDIDLCGLNTFMGTYWLAALRAAETMAGLVGDNAAARRYRELFEAGSAAYDAALFNGEYYEQRLLPGDRPEYQWVTGCLSDQLIGQWWAHQLDLGHLLPAEHVRTALAAVVRHNLRRGFAGFEHPYRVFADGDDTGLLVCSWPRGGRPQVPTRYADEVWTGTEWQVAAHCLTEGLVEQGEAILAGLWARYDGRRRNPYNEVECGDHYVRSLSGWSALQAMSGLRHDNVAGAFAFRRPDPATPTLPFLTTDGYGLLSAGPDSVSIECTGGILHLRELRLTGSPDGADRVGGAPAGGTGPDGDGYGIALDGVGVEAARQHGPDGVRYTFGVPVRLTAGSTLTLTAARQARG
- a CDS encoding fucose isomerase, with protein sequence MTRYRFPEPVPAPTAAPRTVYLVANGDLRPAANVTCWPVQRRLEADLARAVSALGWTIRRAHEVDEAAGHGFIDSQRRGIEVFRTVPPDAPLLVAEAVWQYSHHLLAGLRSHRGPILVVANWDGGFPGLVGLLNLTASLTKAGVDHSSLWSADFTDDWAVAGLKAWLDTGKLVHPTDHVHDLPALDDAAEEVRLGRALAADLVRRKAIIGVFDEGCMGMYNAIIDDELLNPLGIYKERLSQSSLVAEMARVDDSEADAVRAWLDEAGLRFHLGTDEATELTDAQVHSQLKLYVAALRIADDFGLDAVGIQYQQGLKDTVPASDLAEGLLNNVSRPPVRSRDGSRELYPGVPLPHFNEVDEGVAVDALVTNRIWTAMRLDPATTLHDVRWGEEYDGEFVWTFMISGAVPASHHGGYDRSYSRRQPPMFFPLGGGTLSGCSKPGEIVWSRVYVHGGALHVDLGRAHVVALPEAETTRRLALTNPEWPIMHAVLHGVSRNQFMAKHKANHVQVAYAPDAETADRALTVKAALFAEWGVTVHLCGDVQLAEAAAR
- a CDS encoding FGGY-family carbohydrate kinase; the protein is MSSTRQPAATDAGPDRAPAGVAVLGVDIGTSSSKGVLVAPDGRILARAQRDHGVDRPRPGHVEMDGRVWWREFVELCRELATGVPVGAVGVSGMGPCTLLADAAGEPLRPAILYGVDTRAQSQIAELTRRYGAEAILERAGSALTSQAVGPKLRWLAEHEPDTVAAARRLFMPSSYLVWRLTGEYLLDHHSASQAVPLYDTRGHAWWAPAWRDLAAGIEPPALRWSDEIAGAVTAEAARVTGLPAGIPVITGTIDAWAEAVSVDAHQPGDLLLMYGTTMFLIDTLDAGAPPLTAPPLWGTVGVYRGSRNLAGGMATSGAITGWLRELVGGDFGTLTAAAEASGPGANGLLMLPYFAGERTPVDDPRARGTLTGLTLSHTAGDLYRAALEATAFGVRHNIEAFTAAGARIDRVVAVGGGTRGGLWSQLVSDVTGLAQQVHTHTIGASYGSAYLAARAIGDASIRAWNPVAGTVTPRAELRADYDELYRLYLELAAGTAPVAHALADRTTRRLDAPPTRGVATPATGGLATPATGGRGDPATGGPDERGARDPRPPG
- a CDS encoding LacI family DNA-binding transcriptional regulator, with the protein product MVKIVDVAREAGTSVATVSRALNNNDRVDPQLAARVRAAAEKLGYRPNHLARSLRRQRSNLWLLIISDIEVSFFTSVARGVEDIAVANGYSVVLCNADEDETKESQYIQLAAAEHAAGVIISPHSTQTQIDRLAADSIPVVVIDRSIAAPVDWVMVDSRGGALAATEHLIRQGWQRPACVTGPRSAETAMLRRLGYEDALRAAGIRTRRVTHRSFHLDGGRAGAASLLDRDRPPDSFFVANAALALGVLQELHARGLRPGRDVGLICFDDAPWAPFIDPPISVVAQPAYRIGTQAATLLVDRIGGTADAAPRRVVLGTDLILRGSSVRP